In a single window of the Pseudomonas oryzihabitans genome:
- a CDS encoding DUF350 domain-containing protein, which produces MLSAYLSGFPAFLLYLLLSLALLGLFCVLYTWLTPHREWQLIRADVPAAALAFGGSMLGFVLPLAGAMRVAVSLTDFLLWAVIALVTQLLAFQLLRLGLPGLPQRLAANEMASGIFTACFAIAVGVLNAAAITG; this is translated from the coding sequence GTGCTGTCCGCCTATCTCAGCGGGTTTCCCGCGTTTCTGCTCTACCTGTTGCTGTCCCTGGCCCTGCTTGGGCTGTTCTGCGTGCTCTACACCTGGCTCACGCCGCACCGCGAGTGGCAGCTGATTCGCGCCGACGTGCCCGCCGCGGCCCTGGCTTTCGGTGGCAGCATGCTTGGCTTCGTGTTACCCCTGGCCGGTGCCATGCGGGTGGCGGTGAGCCTGACCGACTTCCTGCTCTGGGCGGTCATCGCCCTGGTCACCCAGTTGCTGGCGTTCCAACTGCTGCGCCTGGGCCTGCCCGGGTTGCCGCAGCGGCTGGCGGCCAACGAGATGGCCAGCGGCATTTTCACCGCCTGCTTCGCCATTGCCGTGGGCGTACTCAACGCCGCTGCCATTACGGGGTGA
- the gcvH gene encoding glycine cleavage system protein GcvH: MSLRYTDEHEWLRQEADGSITVGITDYAQDSLGDLVFVQLPELRSYAQGDEVAVLESVKAASNITMPLEGEVLAVNEALNDAPETINSDPLNAGWFFRFQPTDAAAFAALLDEAAYQQLIKG; the protein is encoded by the coding sequence ATGAGTCTGCGCTATACCGATGAACACGAATGGCTGCGTCAGGAAGCCGATGGCAGCATCACCGTCGGCATCACCGACTATGCTCAGGACTCGCTGGGCGACCTGGTCTTCGTGCAACTGCCGGAGCTGCGTAGCTATGCCCAGGGCGATGAGGTCGCGGTGCTGGAGTCGGTCAAGGCCGCCAGCAACATCACCATGCCGCTGGAAGGCGAGGTCCTGGCGGTCAACGAGGCGCTGAACGATGCGCCCGAGACCATCAACAGTGATCCGCTGAACGCCGGCTGGTTCTTTCGCTTCCAGCCCACCGATGCCGCGGCCTTCGCCGCGCTGCTCGATGAAGCCGCCTATCAGCAACTGATCAAGGGGTAA
- a CDS encoding glutathione S-transferase — MQLIGMLDSPYVRRVAISLRLLVLPFELRQISLFREVERFRRFNPVLKAPTLICQDGQRLMDSSLILDYAQHLACGSRQLLPSGHAARATALSRSGLALALSEKAVQLLYERDLRPAEKRHAPWQQRVEGQLRAACGALDKAWLGPRPPLGEDSIGQDAIDTAVAWTFLHFALPELIERRNYPTLEALTAEAEALSVFRDYPVA; from the coding sequence ATGCAACTCATCGGCATGCTCGACTCCCCCTACGTGCGGCGGGTCGCGATCTCCCTTCGCCTGCTGGTTCTGCCCTTCGAACTGCGCCAGATATCGCTCTTCCGTGAGGTCGAGCGCTTTCGCAGGTTCAATCCGGTACTCAAGGCACCCACGCTGATCTGCCAGGATGGCCAGCGGCTGATGGATTCGTCACTGATTCTGGACTACGCCCAGCACCTCGCCTGCGGCAGCCGGCAATTGCTGCCCAGTGGCCATGCCGCGCGGGCGACCGCGCTCAGCCGAAGCGGTCTGGCGCTGGCCTTGTCCGAGAAAGCCGTACAGTTGCTATACGAGCGCGACCTGCGGCCGGCAGAGAAGCGTCATGCGCCCTGGCAGCAGCGGGTAGAGGGGCAGTTGCGCGCGGCCTGTGGCGCCCTGGACAAGGCCTGGCTAGGCCCGCGGCCGCCGCTGGGCGAGGACAGCATCGGCCAGGACGCCATCGACACCGCCGTGGCCTGGACCTTCCTGCACTTCGCCCTGCCGGAGCTGATCGAGCGGCGCAATTACCCGACACTGGAGGCCCTGACCGCCGAGGCGGAGGCGCTGTCGGTGTTTCGAGATTATCCGGTGGCCTAG
- the gcvP gene encoding aminomethyl-transferring glycine dehydrogenase: protein MSLHDTLSTADEFVPRHIGPRELDEIAMLDLLGYESLDAMTAQVIPESIKGTSVLDLPAGLSEADALAELRAIAGKNRLLKSLIGQGYYNTHTPAPILRNLLENPAWYTAYTPYQPEISQGRLEALLNFQTLIGDLTGMPVANASLLDEGTAAAEAMTFCKRLAKNKASAFFASVHCHPQTLDVLRTRAEPLGIEVVVGVETEIEDHGRFFGALFQYPMTTGEIRDYRESIQAFQAAGALVAMAADLLALTLLTPPGELGADVAIGTAQRFGVPLGFGGPHAAYFATQDKYKRDMPGRVVGVSIDRHGHPAYRLALQTREQHIRREKATSNICTAQVLLANIASMYAVYHGPEGLVRIATRVQRLTSLLAAGLQRLGHQTQHTAFDTLTLVFGERTAALHEAARARGYNLRDVSAEALGVALDETSTLADVQALLEILADGKAAPQVAELGEAEGVELPEALRRQSAFLTHPVFASHRSETELMRYLRKLADKDLALDRTMIPLGSCTMKLNAASEMIPVTWAEFGSIHPFAPADQAEGYAQLTTELEAMLCAATGYDAVSLQPNAGSQGEYAGLLAIRAYHQSRGQGERDVCLIPASAHGTNPATASMVDMRVVVVACDKRGNVDLDDLRAKAEQHSERLAALMITYPSTHGVFEEAIREICQVVHDHGGQVYIDGANMNAMVGLCAPGQFGGDVSHLNLHKTFCIPHGGGGPGVGPIGVKAHLAPFLPGHARLERKEGAVCAAPYGSASILPISWMYLKMMGSAGLTRASQIAILSANYIARRLEEHYPVLYSGTGGLVAHECILDLRPLKDSSGVTVDDVAKRLIDFGFHAPTMSFPVAGTLMIEPTESESKQELDRFCDAMIAIREEIRALEAGTLDPQDNPLKNAPHTARELAGEWTHPYSREQAVFPLPTLVDGKYWPPVARIDNVYGDRNLVCSCPPIEAYGEA, encoded by the coding sequence ATGTCGCTGCACGATACCCTCAGCACCGCCGACGAATTCGTCCCGCGCCACATCGGCCCGCGCGAGCTGGACGAGATCGCCATGCTCGACCTGCTCGGCTACGAATCCCTGGACGCCATGACCGCCCAGGTGATCCCCGAGAGCATCAAGGGCACCAGCGTGCTGGACCTGCCCGCCGGGCTGTCCGAAGCCGATGCCCTCGCTGAATTGCGCGCCATCGCCGGCAAGAATCGCCTGCTCAAGAGCCTGATCGGCCAGGGCTACTACAACACCCATACCCCGGCGCCGATCCTGCGCAACCTGCTGGAAAATCCGGCCTGGTACACCGCCTACACCCCCTACCAGCCGGAGATTTCCCAGGGTCGCCTGGAAGCCCTGCTCAACTTCCAGACGCTGATCGGCGACCTCACCGGCATGCCGGTGGCCAATGCCTCGCTGCTGGACGAAGGCACTGCCGCCGCCGAGGCCATGACCTTCTGCAAGCGCCTGGCGAAAAACAAGGCCAGCGCCTTCTTCGCCTCCGTGCACTGCCATCCGCAGACCCTTGACGTCCTGCGCACCCGCGCCGAGCCGTTGGGTATCGAGGTAGTGGTGGGGGTGGAAACCGAGATCGAGGACCACGGCCGCTTCTTCGGCGCCCTGTTCCAGTACCCGATGACCACCGGTGAGATCCGTGATTACCGGGAGAGCATCCAGGCCTTCCAGGCGGCCGGTGCTCTGGTGGCCATGGCCGCCGACCTGCTGGCCCTGACCCTGCTCACCCCGCCCGGCGAACTGGGTGCGGACGTGGCCATCGGCACCGCCCAGCGTTTCGGCGTGCCGCTCGGTTTCGGCGGCCCGCACGCGGCGTATTTCGCCACCCAGGACAAGTACAAGCGCGACATGCCCGGGCGGGTCGTCGGTGTCTCCATCGACCGCCACGGCCACCCCGCCTATCGCCTGGCCCTGCAGACCCGCGAGCAGCACATTCGCCGCGAGAAGGCCACCAGCAACATCTGCACCGCCCAGGTACTGCTGGCCAACATCGCCAGCATGTACGCGGTCTACCACGGTCCCGAAGGCCTGGTCCGTATCGCCACCCGGGTGCAGCGTCTCACCAGCCTGCTGGCCGCCGGCCTGCAGCGCCTGGGCCACCAGACCCAGCACACCGCCTTCGACACCCTGACCCTGGTGTTCGGCGAGCGCACCGCCGCCCTGCACGAGGCCGCGCGTGCCCGCGGCTACAACCTGCGCGACGTCAGCGCCGAGGCCCTGGGTGTCGCCCTGGACGAGACCAGTACCCTGGCCGATGTCCAGGCGCTGCTGGAGATCCTGGCCGACGGCAAGGCCGCGCCCCAGGTCGCCGAGCTGGGTGAAGCGGAGGGCGTCGAGCTGCCCGAGGCGCTACGGCGCCAGTCGGCCTTCCTGACCCATCCGGTGTTCGCCAGCCATAGATCCGAGACCGAGCTGATGCGCTACCTGCGCAAGCTGGCGGACAAGGACCTAGCCCTGGATCGCACCATGATCCCGCTGGGCTCCTGCACCATGAAGCTCAACGCCGCCAGCGAGATGATCCCGGTCACCTGGGCCGAATTCGGCAGCATCCATCCCTTCGCGCCGGCCGACCAGGCCGAGGGCTATGCCCAGCTCACCACCGAACTGGAGGCCATGCTCTGCGCCGCCACCGGCTACGACGCCGTCTCCCTGCAGCCCAACGCCGGCTCCCAGGGCGAGTACGCGGGCCTGCTGGCCATTCGTGCCTATCACCAGAGCCGCGGCCAGGGCGAGCGCGACGTCTGCCTGATCCCGGCGTCGGCCCACGGCACCAACCCCGCTACCGCCAGCATGGTCGACATGCGCGTGGTGGTGGTGGCCTGCGACAAGCGCGGCAACGTCGACCTCGACGACCTGCGTGCCAAGGCCGAGCAGCACAGCGAGCGCCTGGCCGCGCTGATGATCACCTACCCGTCCACCCACGGGGTGTTCGAGGAAGCCATCCGCGAGATCTGCCAGGTGGTCCACGACCATGGCGGCCAGGTCTACATCGACGGCGCCAACATGAACGCCATGGTCGGCCTCTGCGCCCCGGGTCAGTTCGGCGGTGACGTCTCCCACCTCAACCTGCACAAGACCTTCTGCATCCCCCATGGCGGCGGTGGTCCGGGCGTCGGCCCCATCGGCGTCAAGGCGCACCTGGCGCCCTTCCTGCCTGGCCATGCCCGGCTGGAACGCAAGGAAGGTGCGGTCTGCGCGGCGCCCTACGGCAGCGCCAGCATCCTGCCGATCTCCTGGATGTACCTGAAGATGATGGGCAGCGCTGGTCTGACCCGCGCCTCCCAGATCGCCATCCTGAGCGCCAACTACATCGCCCGCCGGCTGGAAGAGCACTATCCGGTGCTCTACAGCGGCACTGGCGGCCTGGTGGCCCACGAGTGCATCCTCGACCTGCGTCCGCTCAAGGACAGCAGCGGCGTGACCGTGGACGACGTGGCCAAGCGCCTGATCGACTTCGGCTTCCATGCTCCGACCATGTCCTTCCCGGTAGCCGGCACCCTGATGATCGAGCCCACCGAGAGCGAGTCCAAGCAGGAGCTGGATCGCTTCTGCGACGCCATGATCGCTATCCGTGAAGAGATCCGTGCCCTGGAGGCCGGCACCCTGGATCCCCAGGACAATCCGCTGAAGAACGCGCCCCATACCGCGCGTGAGCTGGCAGGCGAGTGGACTCATCCCTACAGCCGCGAGCAGGCGGTATTCCCGCTGCCGACCCTGGTGGACGGCAAGTACTGGCCGCCGGTGGCGCGCATCGACAACGTCTATGGCGATCGCAACCTGGTCTGTTCCTGCCCGCCGATCGAGGCGTACGGCGAGGCCTGA
- a CDS encoding LysR substrate-binding domain-containing protein: MSRVPPLNALRCFEAVARLGSVTRAAAELHLTHAAVSQQVKGLEHQLGMVLFERQGRGIEVTGDGRVYAEQVRQLLEDLGEATRRLQARPRRNELVFATFPSFAAHWLLPRLPRFSALHPEYRIRLQTSLDFQDLRQGMVDIGVRMGEGQWDGLTALRLFQDDVLLVAAPGYNGGQLPRNLDEALAQPLMHTEETWLHWGETAGLGEAAPNRGITVNDSNVVLEALRLGQALALERRSLVQAALNEGRLVQLSPVVAPYPYAYWLVWPERAESAEKQERFTAWIQAEVATYVAAIETRAPG; encoded by the coding sequence ATGTCACGGGTGCCACCGCTGAATGCCCTGCGTTGTTTCGAAGCGGTAGCGCGGCTGGGAAGCGTGACGCGGGCGGCGGCCGAATTGCACCTGACCCATGCCGCGGTCAGCCAGCAGGTGAAGGGGCTGGAACATCAACTGGGCATGGTGCTGTTCGAGCGTCAGGGGCGCGGGATAGAGGTCACCGGTGATGGCCGCGTCTATGCCGAGCAGGTCCGCCAGTTGCTCGAGGATCTGGGCGAAGCCACACGGCGGCTGCAGGCCCGACCGCGCCGTAACGAACTGGTGTTCGCCACCTTTCCGTCCTTCGCCGCGCACTGGCTGCTGCCGAGGCTGCCCCGCTTCAGCGCCCTGCACCCGGAGTACCGTATCCGCCTCCAGACCAGCCTGGATTTCCAGGATCTGCGCCAGGGCATGGTGGATATCGGCGTACGCATGGGCGAGGGGCAATGGGATGGTCTGACGGCGCTACGACTGTTCCAGGACGATGTGCTGCTGGTGGCTGCGCCTGGCTACAACGGTGGGCAGCTGCCGCGCAATCTGGACGAAGCCCTCGCACAGCCGCTGATGCATACGGAGGAAACCTGGCTGCACTGGGGCGAGACGGCCGGTCTGGGCGAGGCGGCGCCCAATCGCGGTATCACCGTGAACGATTCCAACGTGGTGCTGGAGGCGCTGCGCCTCGGTCAGGCGCTGGCGCTGGAACGGCGTAGCCTGGTGCAGGCGGCGCTGAACGAGGGGCGCCTGGTCCAGCTCAGTCCGGTGGTGGCGCCCTATCCCTACGCCTACTGGCTGGTCTGGCCGGAGCGTGCCGAATCGGCGGAAAAGCAGGAGCGCTTCACCGCCTGGATCCAGGCCGAGGTCGCGACCTATGTGGCCGCGATCGAGACTCGGGCGCCCGGCTAG
- a CDS encoding glutathionylspermidine synthase family protein, translating into MQRISFSERPDWRQQAEALGFAFHTFDGEPYWDETAAYRFSLRQIEDDIETPTTELHELCLALVDVIVEREELLERLHIPRFFWDHLRISWRRREPSLYGRMDFCYSGQGPAKLFELNYDTPTSLYEAAYFQWLWLEQQREREALPPAADQYNLIQERLIETLAELGVPQPLYLAAVRDSLEDRGTVDYLRDCALQAGLEARFLAIEDIGLERSGTFVDLQGHSIFSLFKLYPWEHLLEDAFGAAIPASGTRFVEPPWKALLSNKGILALLWEQHPGHPNLLPAYFDARPSTHLPPGWVRKPLFSREGANVTLHARDGRQAAVTGPYGGATIRQACQPLPCFDGHYPVLGSWVVGDRACGLGIREDRSLITQDSSRFLPHFILD; encoded by the coding sequence GTGCAACGTATCTCCTTCAGCGAACGTCCTGACTGGCGCCAGCAGGCCGAGGCCCTCGGCTTCGCCTTCCATACCTTCGACGGCGAACCCTACTGGGACGAGACCGCAGCCTATCGCTTCAGCCTGCGGCAGATCGAGGACGACATCGAGACGCCCACGACCGAATTGCACGAGCTATGCCTGGCGTTGGTGGACGTCATCGTCGAGCGTGAGGAGCTGCTGGAGCGGCTGCATATACCGCGCTTCTTCTGGGATCACCTGCGCATCAGCTGGCGGCGCCGTGAGCCTTCGCTCTATGGCCGGATGGACTTCTGCTACAGCGGCCAGGGCCCGGCCAAGCTGTTCGAACTCAACTACGACACCCCCACCTCGCTCTACGAGGCAGCCTATTTCCAGTGGCTGTGGCTAGAGCAGCAGCGTGAGCGCGAGGCACTACCGCCCGCCGCCGACCAGTACAATCTGATCCAGGAGCGGTTGATCGAGACCCTGGCTGAGCTGGGTGTACCCCAACCACTGTACCTGGCCGCGGTGCGCGACTCGCTGGAGGATCGCGGTACCGTCGATTACCTGCGCGACTGCGCCCTTCAGGCCGGGCTGGAGGCTCGCTTCCTGGCCATCGAGGACATCGGTCTGGAGCGCTCGGGCACCTTCGTCGATCTCCAGGGCCATTCCATCTTCAGCCTGTTCAAGCTCTATCCCTGGGAGCACCTGCTGGAAGACGCCTTCGGTGCGGCAATCCCTGCCAGTGGCACCCGCTTCGTCGAGCCTCCCTGGAAGGCGCTGCTCAGCAACAAGGGCATTCTGGCGTTGCTCTGGGAGCAGCATCCAGGGCATCCCAATCTTCTGCCCGCCTATTTCGATGCCCGACCCAGCACGCACCTGCCACCCGGCTGGGTGCGCAAGCCACTGTTCTCCCGGGAAGGCGCCAACGTCACCCTCCATGCCCGCGACGGTCGTCAGGCGGCGGTGACTGGCCCCTATGGCGGGGCGACCATCCGCCAGGCGTGCCAGCCGCTGCCCTGTTTCGATGGCCACTATCCGGTGCTGGGCAGCTGGGTGGTGGGCGATCGAGCCTGCGGCCTGGGCATCCGCGAAGATCGTTCGCTGATCACTCAGGACAGCTCGCGTTTCCTGCCGCACTTCATCCTCGACTAA
- a CDS encoding DUF1190 domain-containing protein, whose protein sequence is MKRSKCLHLVLLGASPLIMTGCNDKPETGFLYRDPLDCQSGGLFKAGLCEQEYARVLALHRQIAPRYTTQADCEADFGSARCQGVDQVSGAYAPLLSGYLLGTVPVSATGSQGQRLDWLEQRFPSEPLYQGLGDDHLRSNCNEYVGRRSGPLLVSNALTRIRPAPHVQRGGFGLKASALCSQGG, encoded by the coding sequence ATGAAACGCAGCAAGTGCCTGCATCTGGTATTACTCGGCGCCTCTCCGCTGATCATGACCGGCTGCAATGACAAGCCGGAAACTGGTTTCCTGTATCGGGACCCGCTCGATTGCCAGAGCGGCGGCCTGTTCAAAGCCGGCTTATGCGAACAGGAATATGCCCGGGTGCTGGCGTTGCACCGGCAGATCGCACCGCGCTATACCACCCAGGCCGATTGCGAGGCGGACTTCGGCAGCGCACGCTGCCAGGGGGTTGATCAGGTATCAGGTGCCTATGCGCCGCTCCTATCTGGTTACCTGCTGGGTACGGTGCCGGTCAGCGCCACGGGCTCACAAGGCCAGCGGCTAGACTGGCTGGAGCAGCGTTTCCCTAGCGAACCGCTTTATCAGGGGCTGGGTGACGACCATTTGCGGAGTAACTGCAACGAATACGTCGGCCGCCGCTCGGGGCCGCTGTTGGTCAGCAATGCCCTGACCCGGATAAGGCCTGCGCCCCATGTCCAGCGGGGTGGCTTCGGTCTCAAGGCATCGGCGCTCTGCTCCCAGGGAGGCTAA
- the poxB gene encoding ubiquinone-dependent pyruvate dehydrogenase, with amino-acid sequence MAVKTVADLLVATLEAAGVDTIWGLPGDSLNGLTESLRTRDRIRWRGVRHEEAAAFAASAAADTSGRLAVCAGSCGPGNLHLINGLFDAQRSGAPVLAIAAQIPSSEIGLGYFQETHPERLFRDCSDFCEVVSHPEQLPRILETAMRSAILNRSVSVVVIPGDVALAEAPIKQAQWSEPVRPVVVPPEAELDALAELLAGEKRITLLCGAGCAGAHAQVVALAERLQAPVVHALRGKAHIEYSNPYGVGMTGLIGFSSGYHALKECDLLLMLGSNLPYRNFFPDHGRVVQIDIRGAHLGVRTPLLKGLVGDVRATLDALLPRLKPNSHSRFLEKAQQHYRKTRAELDELATATADGEPLHPQYLTTRVSELAAADALFTCDVGTPTVWAARYLAMNFERKLAGSFSHGSMANALPQAMGLQAAYPGRQVVALAGDGGLSMLLGELATLASEKLPVKVIVYDNATLGFVAMEMKAAGMIDETTDLGEVDFARVAEACGVRGWKVESASLLDATLEEAFAHPGPALVDVRIAKQELSLPPKIEAAQAKGFSLYMLRAVMSGRGSEVVDLAKTNVLR; translated from the coding sequence ATGGCTGTGAAAACCGTTGCCGATCTGCTCGTCGCCACCCTCGAAGCCGCTGGTGTGGATACCATCTGGGGCTTGCCGGGCGATTCGCTCAACGGCCTCACCGAAAGCCTGCGCACGCGTGATCGCATCCGCTGGCGTGGCGTGCGTCATGAGGAAGCCGCTGCCTTCGCGGCCAGTGCCGCCGCCGACACCAGCGGACGCCTGGCGGTCTGCGCCGGCTCCTGCGGTCCGGGCAATCTGCACCTGATCAACGGCCTGTTCGACGCCCAGCGCAGCGGTGCGCCGGTCCTGGCCATCGCCGCCCAGATTCCCTCCAGCGAGATCGGCCTTGGCTATTTCCAGGAGACCCACCCGGAGCGCCTGTTCCGTGATTGCAGCGACTTCTGCGAGGTGGTGTCCCATCCCGAGCAGCTGCCGCGCATCCTGGAAACCGCCATGCGCTCGGCCATCCTCAATCGCTCGGTGTCGGTGGTGGTGATCCCGGGCGACGTGGCCCTGGCCGAGGCACCGATCAAGCAGGCCCAGTGGAGCGAGCCGGTGCGTCCGGTGGTGGTCCCGCCGGAGGCCGAGCTGGACGCTCTGGCCGAACTCCTGGCCGGCGAAAAGCGCATCACCCTGCTCTGCGGCGCCGGTTGCGCCGGTGCCCATGCCCAGGTGGTCGCCCTGGCCGAGCGGCTGCAGGCACCGGTGGTTCATGCGCTACGCGGCAAGGCCCATATCGAGTATTCGAATCCCTATGGCGTGGGCATGACCGGGCTGATCGGCTTTTCGTCCGGCTATCACGCGCTCAAGGAATGCGACCTGCTGCTGATGCTGGGCAGCAACCTCCCCTATCGCAACTTCTTCCCGGACCATGGCCGGGTGGTGCAGATCGACATACGCGGGGCTCATCTGGGCGTGCGCACCCCCCTGCTCAAAGGCCTGGTGGGTGATGTCCGCGCCACCCTGGACGCCCTGTTGCCGCGGCTCAAGCCCAACAGCCACAGCCGCTTCCTGGAAAAGGCCCAGCAGCACTATCGCAAGACCCGCGCCGAGCTGGACGAGCTGGCCACCGCCACCGCCGACGGTGAACCCCTGCATCCGCAGTACCTCACCACCCGGGTCAGCGAACTGGCCGCAGCGGACGCCCTCTTTACCTGCGACGTCGGCACCCCCACGGTGTGGGCCGCGCGTTACCTGGCGATGAACTTCGAACGTAAGCTGGCCGGCTCCTTCAGCCACGGCTCCATGGCCAACGCCCTGCCCCAGGCCATGGGCCTGCAAGCGGCCTATCCCGGGCGCCAGGTGGTCGCCCTGGCGGGGGACGGTGGGCTGTCCATGCTGCTGGGCGAACTGGCGACCCTCGCCAGCGAAAAGCTACCGGTCAAGGTCATCGTCTACGACAACGCCACCCTGGGCTTCGTCGCCATGGAGATGAAGGCCGCCGGCATGATCGACGAGACCACCGATCTGGGTGAGGTCGATTTCGCCCGGGTGGCCGAGGCATGCGGCGTGCGCGGCTGGAAGGTGGAATCGGCCAGTCTGCTCGACGCCACCCTGGAAGAGGCCTTCGCCCACCCCGGCCCGGCGCTGGTGG
- the gcvT gene encoding glycine cleavage system aminomethyltransferase GcvT: MSLLKTSLHALHLELGARMVPFAGYEMPVQYPLGVLKEHQHTRAQAGLFDVSHMGQVMLEGEEAAEALETLVPVDIIDLPSGMQRYALLTDDNGGILDDLMVANLGDCLYLVVNAACKEADLAHLEKHLGDRCQVLPQFDRALLALQGPAAATVLSRLAPEVAEMTFMQVRRVKLLDQPCIVSRSGYTGEDGYEISVPSAAAEALARHLLAEPEVEAIGLGARDSLRLEAGLCLYGHDMDAGTTPVMANLGWALSKVRREGNGRAGGFPGAERIFTEQREGVSRKRVGLLVQERVPVREGAELVDANGASIGRVTSGGFGPTLGAPVAMGYVDSAFAAVDTPLFAVVRGKQVPVKVAKTPFVPQRYYRG; this comes from the coding sequence ATGTCCCTGCTCAAGACTTCGCTGCACGCCCTGCACCTGGAACTCGGCGCCCGCATGGTGCCCTTCGCCGGCTACGAGATGCCGGTGCAATACCCGCTCGGCGTGCTCAAGGAGCACCAGCACACCCGTGCCCAGGCCGGGTTGTTCGATGTCTCCCACATGGGCCAGGTCATGCTCGAAGGCGAGGAAGCCGCCGAGGCCCTGGAGACCCTGGTCCCGGTCGACATCATCGACCTGCCCAGCGGCATGCAGCGCTATGCCCTGCTGACCGACGACAACGGCGGCATCCTCGACGACCTCATGGTCGCCAACCTGGGCGACTGCCTCTATCTGGTGGTCAACGCCGCCTGCAAGGAAGCCGACCTCGCCCACCTGGAAAAGCACCTGGGCGATCGCTGCCAGGTGCTGCCGCAATTCGATCGCGCCCTGCTGGCCCTGCAGGGGCCTGCAGCCGCTACGGTCCTGTCGCGCCTGGCGCCGGAAGTGGCCGAGATGACCTTCATGCAGGTGCGTCGCGTGAAGCTGCTGGACCAGCCCTGCATCGTCAGCCGCAGCGGCTACACGGGGGAGGACGGTTACGAGATCTCGGTGCCGAGCGCCGCCGCCGAAGCCCTGGCGCGCCATCTGCTGGCCGAGCCGGAAGTCGAGGCCATCGGCCTGGGTGCCCGGGATTCCCTGCGCCTGGAAGCGGGCCTCTGCCTCTATGGTCACGACATGGATGCCGGTACCACGCCGGTCATGGCCAACCTCGGCTGGGCCCTGTCCAAGGTGCGCCGTGAGGGCAATGGCCGCGCCGGTGGTTTCCCCGGCGCCGAGCGCATCTTCACCGAGCAGCGTGAGGGCGTGAGTCGCAAGCGCGTCGGCCTGCTGGTGCAGGAGCGGGTGCCGGTGCGCGAAGGCGCGGAACTGGTGGATGCCAATGGCGCCAGCATCGGTCGCGTGACCAGTGGCGGCTTTGGCCCGACCCTGGGCGCCCCGGTGGCCATGGGGTATGTCGACAGTGCTTTCGCCGCCGTCGATACCCCGCTGTTCGCCGTGGTGCGTGGCAAGCAGGTCCCGGTCAAGGTCGCCAAGACCCCCTTCGTGCCGCAGCGGTATTACCGTGGGTAA